The Pantoea sp. Aalb genomic interval ATATTACATTTAAAATGTAATAGAACATATATGATACGTTATATAATTAAAATAAAAATATATTTTTTTATTAAGCTAATTATAAAAAATGTCCTTGTACATGAAACTCTATAAAAGACTTAACTTTTAAAAAAGAAAAATAGTAATCAATTTTTATAATCAATTCTTGAAAAAGAAAAACGAAGAAAATGGCCGGTCATAATAAATAAACAAATACAAAATATCGAAAAGCAGCATCAGATATTAAACGTTGTAAAATTTTTACTAAAATTACTCAAGAGTTAATTACTATAGCTAGATTAAGAGGAACAGATCTTATCTCAAAACCACGTCTACGAATAATAGATAAAACTTTATTTAATAATATGACGTGGAATACGATAAACCGTGCAATTACAATTAGTCTCGATTATAAAGATAATTTAAATTTTAAACAAATTATTTATGAAGGTTATAAACTAGGTGGTTTAGCAATAATAGTAGATTGTTTCACGGATAATCTTCATTGTACGGTTAGTAAAATACGTTATGTTTTGGTAAAGAAAAGAGGAAAACTAAGCATGGTTGTGTATCTCACCTATTAAAGAAAAAAGATATAATTTCTTTTACATCAATAATATACAATGATGATATTATAATAGAAGCTGCTATAGAGTGAAATGCTAAAGATGTTATTAAATATGATCATGGAGTTATTAATATACTCACTGCATGGAAAAAACTTACTAATGTACTTTATAAATTAAAAAAAATTAACTTAAAAGCTAATAGTATTGAAATTTTCATGATTCCACATAAAACAATAAAATTGAATACCAAAACTACACCTAAAATGGTAAGCTTAATTACGATGATTAGAAGAATGTCATGATGTATAAAAAGTTGACCATAATGGAGAGATTTCTAATTAACTTATTAACTTCATAAAAGTTAAAATAATATTTTTTTATATAAAGACTATCCGGAACTACAATGTCAATAATTATTGGAATCGATCCTGGCTCTCGCTTTACTGGATATGGTATTATTGATCAAACCGAGAATCATATTAAATACTTAAGCAGTGGTTTTATTTGTACTCGTATCCATGATTTACCATCGCGACTTAAAATTATTTATTCTAAAATAAGCAAAATTATTATTGAATTTTCTCCTAATTATTTTGCTATTGAACAAGTATTTATGGCTAAAAACGTGGATTCGGCTTTTAAACTTGGCCAAGCTCGTGGAGCTGCTATTGTTGCAGCAGTCAATTATAACCTACCAGTATTTGAATATGCAGCTCGTCAAATTAAGCAAACAATTACTGGGATAGGAAATGCTGAAAAAAGACAAATGCAGCATATGGTTCGTATACTTTTGAAGTTACCGTGTAATCTTCAAACAGATGCTACTGATGCATTAGCAATTGCTATTACTCATTGTCATATTAGGCAGAACGCATTACGTATTCACAATAAGCAAATGTTTTTGAAAAGTGGACGTTTGCAAGTTAGATCCTAATAAAAAAATGAAAAGAGTCGATTAAATCAGTAATTTAAATAGTTAAAAATAAGGAAATATTTAAGTGATAGGTCGTTTACGAGGTAATATTTTAGAGAAATCACCTCCATTAGTATTGATTGAGGTATATGGAATAGGTTATGAAGTACATATGCCTATGACATGTTTTTATGAACTTCCAGAAATTAATTCAGAAGCTACTATTTTGACTCAATACGTAGGACGTGAAGATTCTAAACTGTTATTTGGATTTAATAAAAAACAAGAACGAACATTATTTCGTGAATTAATTAAAGTCAATGGCATAGGTCCAAAATTAGCAATAGCTATACTTTCTAGCATGTCGGCACAGCAGTTTATTGCAGCGATAAAAAATGAAAAATTTACATCTCTGATTAAGTTACCAGGCATAGGAAAAAAAACCGCTGCACGTTTAGTAGTAGAAATGAAAGATCGTTTTAATAAGAAATATAATAATCTTTTTGAAGTTAACATGGCATCATCAACTATAGAATATGAAATACAAAAAACAGAGATAGAAGCTGTTGAGGCCTTAATAGCTTTAGGCTATAAACCACAAGAAGCTAGCTGGATGATTAGTAAAGTTATTAAACCTAATACTGATTGTGAAACCTTAATCCGTAATGCTTTACTTGCATCTATTTGAGGTAATTTATGATTGAATCAAATCGCTTGATCTCAAACCATTCTTTTAATAATGAAGATAATTTTGATCGTGCTATTCGTCCAAAGTTATTATCTGAATTTGTTGGTCAATCACAGATTTGTGAACAATTAGAAATATTTATACAAGCTGCAAAATTACGTGGAGATCCACTAGATCATTTATTAATTTTTGGTCCTCCTGGATTAGGTAAAACTACTTTAGCAAATATTATCGCTAATGAAATGGGGGTAAATTTACGTACTACTTCTGGTCCAATATTAGAAAGAGCTGGAGATCTGGCTGCTATATTAACTAGTCTTGAGTCACATGATATTCTCTTTATTGATGAAATTCACCGTTTATCACCAGTTGTAGAAGAAATATTATATCCAACAATGGAAGATTATCAGTTAGATATTATGATTGGAGAAGGTCCAGCTGCACGCTCTATCAAACTTACTTTACCACCATTCACTTTGATTGGAGCAACTACAAGGGCAGGTTTATTAACATCTCCACTCAGAGATAGGTTCGGTATAGTACAAAGACTTGAATTTTATAGTATTATAGATTTACAATGCATAGTTAGTCGTAGCGCTACTTATTTAGGATTAAAATTAAGCGAAGAAGGATCATTGGAAGTTGCTCGGCGTGCACGAGGAGCTCCGCGTATCGCTAATAGACTTTTACGTCGAGTACGTGATTTTGCAGAAGTACGTGCTAATGGAGAGATGAGTAAAGAGGTTACGACTAGTGCACTAGATTTACTCAATGTAGATAATAAAGGGTTTGATTATATGGATCGAAAGCTTTTATTGGCTATTATTAATAAATTTACTGGTGGTCCAGTAGGTCTAGAAAATTTAGCGGCAGCAATTAGTGAAGAACGCGCAACTATTGAAGATGTAATTGAACCTTTCTTAATTCAACAAGGATTTATTCAGCGTACTGCCCGCGGCCGTATAGCTACACAACATGCTTACAAACACTTTGGTATCAAAAATAAAACAAGTCTTTTTTAAGCTATTACTTTTTTAAATAAACTAATGACAAATAATAAAGTTCCACAAAGTACGATAGAAGGAACTGCAGGTGTATCATAAATAGCAGAAACACTTAATCCTCCTGTAATACAAATAATACCTATTACAACGGCTAATACAACCATTTGTTCTGGTGAACGTGAAAAACGACGGGCAGTTGCAGCAGGAATTATTAATAATGAAGTCATTATTAATATACCAACAAATTTTATAGTTACCCCAATCGTTAATGCAGTAATTAGCATAAGTATAAGACGAGTCCGTTGAACATTAATGCCATCAATCTGTGCTAACTCTGGATTAATAGACATTAACAATAGTGAACGCCATTGCCAAGCAATTATTATTAATACTGCAATTACAATAATTGATATTATATATACATCTCTTAATGTTACTGCTAGTAAATCTCCAAATAGATAAGACATTAAATTTATACGTAAATTACTTATTAAACTAACTACGATTAAACCTAACGACAAGAAACTATGAGCCATAATTCCCAATAAAGCATCAATTTCTAAGTAAGAATAATACTCTAGATATGCTAATCCAAATGCTAGACAAATTATTATTATAACCATTGTATAATATGGATTTACGTTGAATATAAATCCTAATGCTATGCCTAATAATGATCCATGAGCAAGGGCATCGCCAAAATAAGACATACG includes:
- the ruvB gene encoding Holliday junction branch migration DNA helicase RuvB; amino-acid sequence: MIESNRLISNHSFNNEDNFDRAIRPKLLSEFVGQSQICEQLEIFIQAAKLRGDPLDHLLIFGPPGLGKTTLANIIANEMGVNLRTTSGPILERAGDLAAILTSLESHDILFIDEIHRLSPVVEEILYPTMEDYQLDIMIGEGPAARSIKLTLPPFTLIGATTRAGLLTSPLRDRFGIVQRLEFYSIIDLQCIVSRSATYLGLKLSEEGSLEVARRARGAPRIANRLLRRVRDFAEVRANGEMSKEVTTSALDLLNVDNKGFDYMDRKLLLAIINKFTGGPVGLENLAAAISEERATIEDVIEPFLIQQGFIQRTARGRIATQHAYKHFGIKNKTSLF
- the znuB gene encoding zinc ABC transporter permease subunit ZnuB is translated as MIELLFPSWLSGVFLSIVAGPLGSFIVWRRMSYFGDALAHGSLLGIALGFIFNVNPYYTMVIIIICLAFGLAYLEYYSYLEIDALLGIMAHSFLSLGLIVVSLISNLRINLMSYLFGDLLAVTLRDVYIISIIVIAVLIIIAWQWRSLLLMSINPELAQIDGINVQRTRLILMLITALTIGVTIKFVGILIMTSLLIIPAATARRFSRSPEQMVVLAVVIGIICITGGLSVSAIYDTPAVPSIVLCGTLLFVISLFKKVIA
- the ruvC gene encoding crossover junction endodeoxyribonuclease RuvC; amino-acid sequence: MSIIIGIDPGSRFTGYGIIDQTENHIKYLSSGFICTRIHDLPSRLKIIYSKISKIIIEFSPNYFAIEQVFMAKNVDSAFKLGQARGAAIVAAVNYNLPVFEYAARQIKQTITGIGNAEKRQMQHMVRILLKLPCNLQTDATDALAIAITHCHIRQNALRIHNKQMFLKSGRLQVRS
- a CDS encoding YebC/PmpR family DNA-binding transcriptional regulator; protein product: MTWNTINRAITISLDYKDNLNFKQIIYEGYKLGGLAIIVDCFTDNLHCTVSKIRYVLVKKRGKLSMVVYLTY
- the ruvA gene encoding Holliday junction branch migration protein RuvA, whose amino-acid sequence is MIGRLRGNILEKSPPLVLIEVYGIGYEVHMPMTCFYELPEINSEATILTQYVGREDSKLLFGFNKKQERTLFRELIKVNGIGPKLAIAILSSMSAQQFIAAIKNEKFTSLIKLPGIGKKTAARLVVEMKDRFNKKYNNLFEVNMASSTIEYEIQKTEIEAVEALIALGYKPQEASWMISKVIKPNTDCETLIRNALLASI